In one Dunckerocampus dactyliophorus isolate RoL2022-P2 chromosome 9, RoL_Ddac_1.1, whole genome shotgun sequence genomic region, the following are encoded:
- the lamp1b gene encoding lysosome-associated membrane glycoprotein 1b isoform X2 gives MTRNPLDTVALHQILAGCPHKNPGKPVMGRYQVNDTRGCACLLANMGLQLNISFSSASLNKTVQDVVNLDPNVTMSSGSCGADNAILRLSANDNKTNLTFTFTVNTTSNKYHVSEISLSAAWPDMKEPFSAHNATLNHLCGTVGYSYMCRKEQTLSVVPELAINTFEVQVQPFNLTQDQFATAEECQLDKDDMLIAIVVGAALAGLVVIVLVAYLIGRRKSHSGYQTI, from the exons ATGACGCGCAACCCACTCGATA CTGTAGCCCTGCACCAAATCTTGGCCGGTTGTCCTCACAAGAACCCCGGGAAGCCGGTGATGGGCCGCTACCAAGTGAACGACACAAGGGGCTGTGCGTGCTTGCTGGCCAATATGGGTCTCCAGCTCAACATCAGCTTCAGCTCAGCCTCCTTGAACAAG ACGGTGCAGGATGTCGTCAACCTTGATCCCAACGTCACAATGAGTTCTGGGTCATGTGGTGCAGACAACGCCATCTTGCGGCTGTCGGCGAATGACAATAAAACCAATCTGACCTTTACGTTCACTGTG AACACCACGTCCAATAAATACCACGTGAGTGAAATTTCCCTCTCTGCAGCCTGGCCGGACATGAAAG AACCCTTCTCAGCCCATAATGCCACTCTGAACCACCTTTGTGGCACTGTGGGCTACTCCTATATGTGCCGCAAGGAGCAAACTCTCAGCGTGGTTCCAGAGTTGGCCATCAACACCTTCGAGGTGCAGGTGCAGCCCTTCAACCTCACCCAGGACCAGTTTGCCACAG CCGAGGAATGCCAGCTGGATAAAGACGACATGTTGATCGCCATCGTGGTCGGAGCGGCCCTGGCCGGTCTGGTGGTCATCGTGCTGGTGGCCTACCTCATTGGCCGCAGGAAGAGCCACAGCGGCTATCAGACCATCTGA
- the lamp1b gene encoding lysosome-associated membrane glycoprotein 1b isoform X1 yields MTHIGNALTFTLPLILAVALHQILAGCPHKNPGKPVMGRYQVNDTRGCACLLANMGLQLNISFSSASLNKTVQDVVNLDPNVTMSSGSCGADNAILRLSANDNKTNLTFTFTVNTTSNKYHVSEISLSAAWPDMKEPFSAHNATLNHLCGTVGYSYMCRKEQTLSVVPELAINTFEVQVQPFNLTQDQFATAEECQLDKDDMLIAIVVGAALAGLVVIVLVAYLIGRRKSHSGYQTI; encoded by the exons CTGTAGCCCTGCACCAAATCTTGGCCGGTTGTCCTCACAAGAACCCCGGGAAGCCGGTGATGGGCCGCTACCAAGTGAACGACACAAGGGGCTGTGCGTGCTTGCTGGCCAATATGGGTCTCCAGCTCAACATCAGCTTCAGCTCAGCCTCCTTGAACAAG ACGGTGCAGGATGTCGTCAACCTTGATCCCAACGTCACAATGAGTTCTGGGTCATGTGGTGCAGACAACGCCATCTTGCGGCTGTCGGCGAATGACAATAAAACCAATCTGACCTTTACGTTCACTGTG AACACCACGTCCAATAAATACCACGTGAGTGAAATTTCCCTCTCTGCAGCCTGGCCGGACATGAAAG AACCCTTCTCAGCCCATAATGCCACTCTGAACCACCTTTGTGGCACTGTGGGCTACTCCTATATGTGCCGCAAGGAGCAAACTCTCAGCGTGGTTCCAGAGTTGGCCATCAACACCTTCGAGGTGCAGGTGCAGCCCTTCAACCTCACCCAGGACCAGTTTGCCACAG CCGAGGAATGCCAGCTGGATAAAGACGACATGTTGATCGCCATCGTGGTCGGAGCGGCCCTGGCCGGTCTGGTGGTCATCGTGCTGGTGGCCTACCTCATTGGCCGCAGGAAGAGCCACAGCGGCTATCAGACCATCTGA